The sequence TTGGCTCTACCCGTTTTGTTAGTCGTGACAAAGCCCTCGAAATGGAGAAGGGCGCGAAGACTCTTGAAGAGCAAGAGATCGCTAAGCAAGCCTTGCTTCACAGTCACTATTATGAATCCGCCCGAGAGTTTGGTGGTCTAGTTGCTCGATATAACGCTACACAAGAGTTAGAGTCAAACAAGTTGCATATTTGCACTGGTGGCGGCCCCGGGGTGATGGAGGCTGCCAATCGGGGCGCGTTTGAAGCAGGGGATAAAACCATTGGTTTCAATATCAGCCTGCCTCGTGAGCAGCATCCCAATCCTTACATTAGCCCCGGACTGAACTTTCGTTTTCATTACTTTGCATTGCGCAAAATGCATTTCATGTTACGGGCACGGGCAATTGTTGCCTTTCCAGGTGGCTTTGGCTCATTTGACGAACTTTTTGAGGTCCTCACCTTAATGCAGACCAAAAAGGTGGTGCGCTTCCCAGTCATTCTGGTGGGTAGGGAGTTTTGGACCGGGATGGTGAAGTTTGATCAGATGGTGGAGTTTGGCGTGATCGATGAGTTAGATATGCAAGTGATTCATTTTGCAGAGACCGCAGAAGAAGCTTGGAGCATTATCCAAAATCACTATCAATTGAACTAGGCTGGGGACCAGGCAGTTGTAAAATGGGCAAAAGACTGATATGAATCCCACAAGCTCCAGTATTTCCAACTCTCTAGATCTGCCCAGTTATGCGGTCGGTACCGCCATACTGTTATTGATCATGGTGTTTCATGGCATCGTATTGCTGCAAATCAGTAAGCGCTATGAAGTAAAAACGTTTCTCTATTTAGCGGAAAAGAAATACTCTGAAGTAACACTGTGCTTCTATGTGAGTATCTTTGGCTTGTTTCTGATGCACATCACTGAGATTATTCTTTGGGGAATTTCTATTTACGCACTGAATTTACTACCCAATCTTGGCCAAAGCATTCTATTTAGCGGTAGTACTTATACCGCGATGGGCTTTATGGAGGATATTTTGCCCGATGGCTGGAAGATGTTAGCAGTCATCATCGCTTTCTCAGGCATGTTTGCGTTTGCATGGACTGCATCAGTAATGATTTCCATGACCAAAAATTTCCGTCAGGCCTACACCAAGAGTCATATGGAAAAACTCAATATTGCTTCTGAAATTATTGATCGATTTAAGTAAGTGATGAGTCAGACATGAGTAAGATATGGGATGCCATCATTATTGGTGGCGGTGCCGCTGGCTTATTCTGCGCTGGTGTGGCAGGCCAGCTAGGCAAGCAGGTTCTAGTCTTGGACCATGCTGAAATACTGGGTGAAAAAATCCGCATTAGCGGAGGAGGACGTTGCAATTTCACAAACTTGCACAGCAGCCCTACAAACTTTCTCTCTTTGAATCCCCATTTCGTTAAAAGCGCTCTAGCTCGATATCCTTCAAAAGAATTTATTAAGCTTGTCAGTAGCTATGGGATCAACTATCACGAGAAGCACCAGGGGCAATTGTTTTGCGATGATTCTGCTAAGCAGATTATTGATTTACTCATGGCAGAATGCGCTAAAGGAAGGGTCACCATTCGTAACCCAGTGGTGATTGAATCCATTGCACAAGATCAAGAGCATTGGTTGGTGCAAACCAATGCAGGCTCTGAAAAAACCAAGTCCGTGGTGATGGCAACAGGCGGCTTACCTGTTCCGGCGATTGGCGCTACCGCATATTCATTGGATATTGCCAAGCAATTTGGATTATCGGTAGTTGATCCAAGGCCCGCATTAGTACCACTATCTTTTACTGCAGATACCTTTGGGGATCTCTATGACTTAGCTGGCCTTAGCCTTCCCGTCAGAATTGCTTCAGGATCCAAGGGCCACCGTTATGGAGCTTGTCGCTTCAATGAAGATGTATTGCTAACCCACAAAGGCTTATCTGGCCCCGCTGTTTTGCAAGCAAGTAGTTATTGGGTAGAGGGTGAGCCCATTCATATTGATTGGCTAGGAGCCATAGAGGTGGCAGGTGGATTCAATTGCGATGCACTCTTTGCTGATGAGGACAATCGTACTAAGCTCACCGAGACGATTCTTGCTTCTGTCTTGCCGCAACGCTTAGCTAAAGCGTTTGCAGAACAGAAAAATCTATTGGGACGTAAGTGGGCTGAGGTATCGAAAAAAGATCGTCAAGCCCTGAAAGAGTTATTAACCAACTGGTCTGTAAAACCTGCAGGTACTTTAGGTTGGAAAAAGGCCGAGGTAATGTTGGGTGGTGTAGACACTAAAGATCTGGATGGTCAAACGATGATGTCACGCCAACATACAGGTCTATTCTTTATCGGTGAATGTGTCGATGTCACAGGCCATTTAGGAGGTCACAACTTCCAGTGGGCCTGGGCCAGCGGTTTTGCTTGCGCGCAGGCACTCTAAGCTAATAATCCTTAATCGAGTTTTTGCAGCTTTTTTTGCTTCTTCTTTTCACGAGAGCGGATATTGAGTAACTCGACAAATAATGAGAAAGCCATGGCCACATAGACGTAGCCTTTCGGAATATGCACACCCATACCCTCAGCAATCAACACAACGCCAACTACCGTTAAAAAGGAAAGTGCCAAAACCTTGATTGAGGGGTGATGGTGCACAAAGTCGCCGATGGGTTTGGCAGCAATCAACATCATGAGTACGGAAGCCAACACTGCTGCAATCATGATGCTGATGTGATCGACCATTCCAACTGCAGTAATCACGCTATCGAGCGAGAAGATGATATCGAGTAAGCCGATTTGCACGACAGAGCCCAGGAAGAGGGCGAACATCGATTTATTAGCGTTGACTCCTGAGACGCTGCCAGCTTCATCGTGTCCACCAATTTCTACTTCACTATAAATTTCCTTAGAGGCTTTCCAAATTAAGAAGAAGCCACCTAATAGTAGGATCAAATCTCTGCCACTAATGGCATGATCTGTAATGGTAAATAGGGGGTTAGTTAGGCTCATGACCCTAGACAGACTCAAGAGCAGCAAGATGCGAGTCACCAAAGCGAACATTAGACCAAAGCGCCGCACTCGTTCACGAATCTCAATTGGTAATCGGTTCGCAATGACGCTAATAAAAATGATGTTATCGATCCCTAGAATAATTTCTAGAGCTGAAAGTGTTAAAAATGCTATCCAAGCGTGGGGATCACTCAGGAGTACTATAAAACTTTCCATATCGATGATATTTTCTTAAAGTGGGTTCTAGAGAAGTGTATCGAAGTGCGGCGAACTATTCATGGGGCTGCAGATGCCCGCAGAAATACTGAGGGTAATAGCGAGTACGAGATCAGTTAGGCTGATTTCTCAT comes from Polynucleobacter sp. MWH-Svant-W18 and encodes:
- a CDS encoding aminoacetone oxidase family FAD-binding enzyme is translated as MSKIWDAIIIGGGAAGLFCAGVAGQLGKQVLVLDHAEILGEKIRISGGGRCNFTNLHSSPTNFLSLNPHFVKSALARYPSKEFIKLVSSYGINYHEKHQGQLFCDDSAKQIIDLLMAECAKGRVTIRNPVVIESIAQDQEHWLVQTNAGSEKTKSVVMATGGLPVPAIGATAYSLDIAKQFGLSVVDPRPALVPLSFTADTFGDLYDLAGLSLPVRIASGSKGHRYGACRFNEDVLLTHKGLSGPAVLQASSYWVEGEPIHIDWLGAIEVAGGFNCDALFADEDNRTKLTETILASVLPQRLAKAFAEQKNLLGRKWAEVSKKDRQALKELLTNWSVKPAGTLGWKKAEVMLGGVDTKDLDGQTMMSRQHTGLFFIGECVDVTGHLGGHNFQWAWASGFACAQAL
- a CDS encoding TerC family protein, encoding MESFIVLLSDPHAWIAFLTLSALEIILGIDNIIFISVIANRLPIEIRERVRRFGLMFALVTRILLLLSLSRVMSLTNPLFTITDHAISGRDLILLLGGFFLIWKASKEIYSEVEIGGHDEAGSVSGVNANKSMFALFLGSVVQIGLLDIIFSLDSVITAVGMVDHISIMIAAVLASVLMMLIAAKPIGDFVHHHPSIKVLALSFLTVVGVVLIAEGMGVHIPKGYVYVAMAFSLFVELLNIRSREKKKQKKLQKLD
- a CDS encoding LOG family protein — its product is MSPKLPMNNAQTISDFLTLAPHELSEETSEESSKFAFDDEAFLARRETIGIRFELELLKPEILLHEHGIDHTITVFGSTRFVSRDKALEMEKGAKTLEEQEIAKQALLHSHYYESAREFGGLVARYNATQELESNKLHICTGGGPGVMEAANRGAFEAGDKTIGFNISLPREQHPNPYISPGLNFRFHYFALRKMHFMLRARAIVAFPGGFGSFDELFEVLTLMQTKKVVRFPVILVGREFWTGMVKFDQMVEFGVIDELDMQVIHFAETAEEAWSIIQNHYQLN
- a CDS encoding ion channel, encoding MNPTSSSISNSLDLPSYAVGTAILLLIMVFHGIVLLQISKRYEVKTFLYLAEKKYSEVTLCFYVSIFGLFLMHITEIILWGISIYALNLLPNLGQSILFSGSTYTAMGFMEDILPDGWKMLAVIIAFSGMFAFAWTASVMISMTKNFRQAYTKSHMEKLNIASEIIDRFK